In the Colletotrichum lupini chromosome 1, complete sequence genome, one interval contains:
- a CDS encoding succinate-CoA ligase produces the protein MFLLLEHLLTQGPLLNSEQPRVIEASTGFNGCHAWTRKELPPSSTQLNDMNPDAAFNPFCRLPEFGNDASDEQYVEEYYSYQLSCYVQPSAITPTDDDDKSTAATASHQEGKPSSRLWLRRILQFAGSLLSNAKEIIRAAGSTTARRLDQARADISTWWLASRRLRLWLGRLRKALPMIILCRVMAQWVLAQDRPVYVLVHLVSKIASSKALRPTSSAAPQYYVHQLGGHATDISYRDEFCKSQPLTTSTMVADFVAGSKTAIKRHLYRIRQDDWIGRVHLGCHYAAIWLYAMALKQGFFNNMSTNGRAASGVAWQRAESWILAMSESRGEEMTPHDEPADAASCCSARVQSSGHFQPLYRMVSEFDLDFSTELSRASASSALYFPTIRCVGSQKYGDGFGGGSKLRWQLKAAVEPVARLKLCSERKPTRGPGIPAAQKPLVFPFEIAGDSAFLQTQLHHSTLEGLLLGRSRLASAIQTSSKVAAPRYPGLAQQQRRNLSIHEYLSADLLRQYGVSVPKGSNAKTAAEAKAIAKEIGGEDMVIKAQVLAGGRGKGTFDNGLKGGVRVIYSPTEAEMFAEQMIGHKLITKQTGAGGKLCSSVYICERKFARREFYLAILMDRASQAPVIVSSSQGGMDIETVAKENPDAIITTNIDINKGVTDEIARDIAVKLGFSEQCIEDAKDTIQKLYKIFLEKDATQIEINPLSETSDHKVLCMDAKFGFDDNADYRQKEVFALRDTTQEDADEVRAAESGLNFIKLDGDIGCLVNGAGLAMATMDIIKLNKGTPANFLDVGGGATPAAIKEAFELITSDPKVSAIFVNIFGGIVRCDLIAKGLINASKELNLKIPIIARLQGTNVEAAHEIINNSGMKIFSIDDLQTAAEKAVQLSKVVKMARDIDVGVDPRLKELALGAEISNFIPRFVKFSMSHPSFSAAYDEHVHMVTYAQFAKQKKKPPLHVCRRSVSCNHIIHINGSHFSNDGDVLFPNSQMTKPSIPPNPGSIAQW, from the exons ATGTTCTTACTCCTTGAG CACCTGCTTACCCAAGGACCTTTGCTGAACTCGGAGCAGCCTAGGGTTATTGAGGCTTCTACCGGATTCAATGGCTGTCATGCCTGGACACGCAAAGAACTGCC CCCATCGTCAACCCAGCTTAACGACATGAACCCTGACG CGGCCTTC AACCCCTTCTGCCGGCTACCGGAATTCGGGAACGATGCGTCCGATGAGCAGTACGTTGAGGAATACTACTCGTACCAGCTCTCCTGCTATGTCCAGCCCTCCGCAATAACGCCTACGGATGACGACGACAAGAGCACGGCAGCCACCGCTTCCCACCAAGAAGGAAAACCCTCATCGCGTCTTTGGCTGCGCAGAATATTGCAATTTGCCGGCAGCCTGCTATCAAATGCCAAGGAGATCATTCGAGCTGCGGGATCGACTACCGCGAGGAGGCTGGATCAAGCTCGAGCGGATATCAGCACATGGTGGTTGGCTAGCCGAAGACTGCGACTGTGGTTGGGACGATTGAGGAAAGCCTTGCCCATGATCATACTGTGCAGAGTCATGGCTCAGTGGGTATTGGCGCAAGACCGGCCCGTCTACGTCCTGGTCCAC CTGGTGTCGAAAATCGCATCATCTAAGGCTCTCCGCCCGACTTCCAGCGCGGCACCTCAGTATTACGTCCACCAACTAGGCGGTCACGCAACAGATATA TCATACCGAGATGAGTTCTGTAAGTCACAACCTTTGACAACTTCAACAATGGTCGCTGACTTTGTAGCAGGTTCCAAAACTGCGATCAAGCGA CATCTATACCGAATCAGACAAGACGATTGGATAGGTAGGGTTCATCTCGGTTGCCATTATGCCGCAATATGGTTATACGCAATGGCGCTCAAGCAAGGG TTTTTCAACAATATGAGTACAAATGGACGTGCTGCTTCTGGAGTCGCCTGGCAGCGTGCAGAAAGCTGGATCCTAGCAATGTCTGAAAGTCGAGGTGAAGAAATGACGCCACATGATGAGCCTGCAGATGCAGCTTCCTGCTGCA GCGCACGGGTTCAGAGCTCGGGCCACTTTCAGCCGCTTTACCGGATGGTCTCCGAGTTCGACCTTGACTTCTCGACGGAGCTATCCCGTGCCTCGGCCA GTTCTGCTTTGTACTTCCCTACAATTAGATGTGTAGGGTCACAGAAATATGGCGACGGTTTTGGCGGAGGAAGCAAGCTCCGTTGGCAGCTAAAAGCGGCGGTGGAACCTGTAGCTCGGCTGAAGCTTTGTTCCGAGCGAAAACCAACCAGAGGACCGGGAATTCCCGCGGCCCAGAAACCTCTGGTTTTCCCGTTTGAGATTGCTGGAGATAGCGCTTTCCTGCAAACCCAATTGCATCACAGCACACTCGAAGGACTCCTC CTCGGACGCAGCCGGTTGGCTTCTGCCATCCAAACTTCCTCAAAGGTCGCCGCTCCCAGATACCCGGGCCTTGCCCAGCAACAAAGGAGAAACCTCAGCATTCACGAGTACCTCTCCGCCGACCTTCTGCGCCAG TATGGAGTCAGTGTCCCCAAGGGATCCAACGCGAAGACCGCCGCCGAGGCCAAGGCCATCGCAAAGGAGATTGGTGGTGAGGATATGGTCATCAAGGCCCAGGTCCTCGCCGGTGGACGTGGAAAGGGTACCTTCGACAACGGCCTCAAGGGCGGTGTTCGCGTCATCTACTCCCCCACTGAGGCCGAGATGTTCGCCGAGCAGATGATTGGCCACAAGCTCATCACCAAGCAGACCGGCGCCGGCGGCAAGCTCTGCAGCTCCGTCTACATTTGCGAGCGCAAGTTCGCCCGCCGCGAGTTCTACCTCGCCATCCTGATGGACCGCGCCTCCCAGGCCCCCGTCATCGTCTCCTCCTCCCAGGGCGGTATGGACATCGAGACCGTCGCCAAGGAGAACCCCGACGCCATCATCACCACCAACATTGACATCAACAAGGGTGTCACCGACGAGATCGCCCGCGACATCGCCGTTAAGCTCGGCTTCAGCGAGCAGTGCATCGAGGACGCCAAGGACACCATCCAGAAGCTCTACAAGATCTTCCTCGAGAAGGACGCCACCCAGATCGAGATCAACCCCCTCTCCGAGACCTCTGACCACAAGGTCCTCTGCATGGACGCCAAGTTCGGCTTCGACGACAACGCCGACTACCGCCAGAAGGAGGTCTTTGCCCTCCGTGACACCACCCAAGAGGACGCCGACGAGGTCCGCGCCGCTGAGTCCGGCCTCAACTTCATCAAGCTCGACGGTGACATTGGCTGCCTCGTCAACGGTGCCGGTCTGGCCATGGCCACCATGGACATCATCAAGCTCAACAAGGGTACCCCCGCCAACTTCCTCGACGTCGGTGGTGGTGCCACCCCCGCCGCCATCAAGGAGGCCTTTGAGCTCATCACGAGCGACCCCAAGGTCTCTGCCATCTTTGTCAACATCTTCGGTGGTATCGTTCGCTGCGATCTCATCGCCAAGGGTCTCATCAACGCCTCCAAGGAGCTCAACCTCAAGATCCCCATCATTGCCCGTCTCCAGGGTACCAACGTCGAGGCCGCCCACGAGATCATCAACAACTCTGGCATGAAGATCTTCTCCATCGACGACCTCCAGACCGCCGCCGAGAAGGCTGTGCAACTGTCCAAGGTTGTCAAGATGG CCCGTGACATTGATGTCGGCGTCGA CCCTAGGTTGAAGGAGCTAGCACTGGGAGCCGAAATATCAAACTT CATCCCGCGCTTCGTCAAGTTTTCCATGTCCCACCCGTCCTTCTCAGCTGCATACGATGAACATGTTCATATGGTTACATATGCACAATTTGCTAAGCAGAAAAAAAAGCCCCCACTCCACGTCTGCAGGCGAAGCGTGTCATGTAACCACATCATCCACATCAACGGTTCCCACTTCTCAA ACGATGGAGACGTCCTCTTTCCCAACAGCCAGATGACTAAGCCTTCCATCCCGCCTAACCCAGGATCGATAGCTCAGTGGTAG